CTATTttcaaacccctagaaaattatcCAAATTtttcctaatatatatatatatatttttaatatttttcctattttttcgaCGTCATCAAAGGAGGAGTAATATAGCGATTAAATTTAAAGGGAGATTTTTAGGTTTTTAATGCAAAATTTTATGCTTTAATAGTGATATTAtcattgttattttattttacaatAACTTCATGtctatgtttaccctaactttaactcaggttgATATATATCAAAATGGGAGAAATTGTAAATACCTTGAgtgtgttttgatgtgatcaaacgggctaagttaggtcctgttgtatttgatcttTGTCTCTAAAtctacaggaacttaggaacataagaagtcaagcgaaaaacgtagctagcgagaaggatgacacatgaAGCGAgttgacggactcggtgcgtccgagggacgacgtgctgcagaagagtacatcaaCAGATGTAAAGGACATGTGTGATGCTTCCCAGGAATGAGAAGTCGGAGTCGAAGACTGCTAGAGGAGAAGGCcaaagttggattcgggtgagtttAACTTTGGATGGccagagaatcacccaagcgaccggaaAAATAACTGTCCAAGTCAACATGAAGTTGACTTGTCCAAGCGCTTGGACCAAGTCTAGGCACTTGAACTCAGAGTGCTAGGACCACCCTTGTACAACAAGGGCACCTTAGTGAGATGTTACTGTGAGGATGACGTCGAAGTCCACGTCAACAACACTCAGGCGCCTGGACCAGTCCAGGCGTTTGggtgaggataaaattttattctgaAGTCATTGAAGAGTAGTTATACAAAGAAGATAAAGTGCACCGCTGGAGCGCCCGAAGCTATCAGGTCAACCAACGGCTAAATTTGACCAGTTGGCCATAAATAGAGCCATGGTCCTAGGAGTTTCTGTTGGTCTCGGTGCGGCTGACTagaagagggggtgaatagtcctaCAATcaaatttatactttcttttgttACTCAAGTTTAGCAAAGTCAAACATAAGTTAAGTTAACAAATAAAGTGAACATAAATTAAAGAAGAGGCAAAaatgttttacttggtttgcaaccaggCAGGATATTAATCTAGGACAATGGAaactcactaaaaatctccttcaatgtaggcggagaagcctcttacaaaagttgaagtacaaaaaaaaaattacagaattGGAAATGAAAGCTTAGAGTTCGTTAACTCGTGGTGTGTTTAAATGAAAAAGACTAGGGCAGTATTTATAGACCACTGGTCGAAACTAGTCATTTACTGACATGGCATCTCCGAGCACCTGGACCCTCTTCGGGTTCCCCTAGCGTGGCAAACATTATCTCCTCGCAATGACTCCAGGCGGCCCCAGCGTGGCAAACGTTATCTCCGCGCAATGGCTCCGTAATGGCTTGAAGATGAAGTTTTTcatgtccgggcacctggaccatctCCGTGTGCCCCAGGCCATTACTGAAGTGGACCCGAAGAGCAATCCACTACAACGAGGCGCTCGTTGGGCACCTTGGTGGTTCGGGCACCCGAACCATCTTGTCCGAACGCCTGGACCATCTTGTCCATGCAGTCGGACTAGTCAGCCCAATGTCGACTCGTCCGACGCCGTCTCCGGTCACTTGCTTCGTCTTCAGTCACTTGGGTAATCCTTCGgtcttccagagttgagctcaccggaactcaactccggccttctcctcgagcagactttctccctggcttctcgtccctcgaatgcaacgcacttccttctcatccgtcagtgtactcttccgcaacacctcgtctataggatgcaccgagcccgtcggctcccttccagtgtcatccttctcgctagctacgtcttctgctcgacttcttatgttcttaagctcctacatacttagacacaaggatcaaatacacatgatCTATCTTaatttggttgaccacatcaaaactaactcagGGTACTTACAATTTCATACAAGACTTGTTTCAATTGTTTATTGCTTTCTAATTTTCTGTACTTAATTGGTGTGAGAGGCTATTTCGttagaaggagatttttagtggagTTTTCAAAGTCTTAGACTAATAATCTTCTCGATTGTAATCAAATAAATTATTCGtgtctcttatttttcttttatgtttttatttctaATTAACTAACGTATTTGTCTTTACTAAATTCGGAAAGTAAAATAAAGTGTGATTTTATTTTCAGAGCAATTCATCTTCTTTTGTTTGTTGCACCAAGACCCACGGTCCCACACCTGCCCTCCCATACGTTATTCAACTACCAAGAATATAGCCActtatgatttaattttttttaatattagtcTAACAATGAGTTGGGGTGAGTGAATTATGTTTTATCACATAGTACTCTTTGTATTTTTATCTTAGATATATAATAGATATATTATACTTTAACTATATAAAATAtaagttatatatattttaatagtttactttttaataaaaactgaGGTTACTCCATCCGTTTCAATCGTTCTCCCGTCGCTCACCGTCGCCGCCGCCGCTCGCCGCTCGCCGCTCGCCGCCGCACCTCATTGCCTCACTAGCAGCCCAGGTAAGGTCACACGTTTCCCTCTCTTTCTTTCCGTCTCCTCTCCACCGATCCGGTGTCGAAACGGCGTCTCGGCGCCGATCCCGTGCGGGAACGGTAAAAACCGTCGGTATCGAGCGGCACAGATTGGCATTGAAAACCCACTTAGTGTTTGTTTTGATGTTATGTTCTTTCAGATTCTTAATGTGCTTCTTTTTTGATCTATAGATGCTGTCTAATTTCTCTCACGTGTCATTCTATTGGTCCGAGCAGCATATTCATATTTGCAAATGCTCTATTGATAAATGCACACAATACTTtgcaaatattatatttttgtttctCATTGGTCTGCTATTTTACTGATCATTTTTAGGTTGATTTAAGTCTTTGGCAATGGGTTGGTGTAGTAATTGCGAGGAATGCCCCATCTATAGGGATCCTGAGAACGGTTATGTGTGAGTTGTTTTGTATTATGGATATgtgcaagtttgtttgtttatgttGGCACTTTTTGAATAGGATTTGAAGGATAACCTCTTCCTATTATATTTCATTAAATTCCTTTTTATGCTGTTCCAGGTGCTGTACCTTATGTGGAAGGATTCTCGATCAAGAGATTTACTGCAGTCGTCTCACTTTTGCAAAGGATACCGGTGGCCAGGTTTATCATGTGTTGGCTCATGGAACCTTTAAGTAACCTAATTTATTTTCccctaaatttattttttatttatttcttttctttcttttcccagAGTACTAGTAATATCATAAAGATTTTGCAACATGAATCCTCTGCATCAAATTTAAGAACTCTAAAGAAAGGTAAATTCACATAGGAAAAAATCTTATCTTTTTGTAATTTAGGATATGTAACTTGATTGTTTATGTAAATTTGGTTGTTGTGTTTGTGATGGAATTCCATGGTTATGCTTTTGTATTTTGCAACTTCAATGTTCATCATTTAGTAAAAAATTTCTGCATTAATTTTTAAGTCACATCCATATTGTAATCTTTTTAGTTTCAATTTTCACTTGGCCCTAGCAAGGTGTCTAGTTTGGGACTTATCtatttatgttttgttttgtttattgtgTGCTGTGTGTTTTAGttgcttattattattattattattattattattattattaactggATCCAGACTGACATGTCCAACCTAACCTATTAAACCTAGAATTAGAGCCCAAGTTCCTTTTTAAACAGTGTTGAACCGTATATTTCTGACTGGTTTAACTGAAAAAATTATGACCCAGTGGAAATATTTCAACCCCTACTCTAGTTTATAAAAGACTATATTTTTTGTTATAATATTTCAACCCCTACTCTAGGTTATAAAAGACTATATTTTTTGTTAGACTTCTCGTGTTTGTAAGAGCATAGATTTAGCTACTCTTTTGACTGTTTAtcatttataataatttatttaaaatatgcaAGTAGATCAATGCTTCCATTTGAATTGTTGGTTACTTGTTGTAGAGGAacattgatgatcaaatttttgCCAAGTAAACATTTTCAAATTAATGTGGGAATAGAGACATTTGTATTACTTATTTTTGCatttagagggtgtttggctaagcttataagctctctaaaacagcttataagttgttttggagcttataagctcttcaaatttgtttggtaatttttttttcaaacagcttataagctgtcaaaataagttgttttggagcttataagctgtttttaaaaaagtatggaagaccctacttttttaaaaaagatcttattttaataatttgtttctctaaaatatccttatataatttcataaatccccatcttatcctcgataattttttataagcttaatatctttttatctccgtcgacttttcttccaacgttgtgtcatcttctccgccaacgtctctttctaattttctctcaCCCGATGCAGAAATTCgcccaaaaccctctattaataaaaaactcaaaaatcctctattaatagtattataccctttttggtaattttattaataaaaagatcttataataccaaacatatcaatatctttaagttgattgtaataagttcacccaaacactttaacaacttatttttaaaataagacctaacaacttataagctcctaaaacaacttataagctgtacgagcttataagctgtttttaataagtttagccaaacaccctcttaatttattattttgtttattgcATTTAAGACTAAAATTTCTTATGAGtatcaaatttcaaattatgtTCTTGTCACTTTTACTCTTTAACATTTTCTGCCatatatttctaaaaattcctatttGACTTTTAGTTTATTTGATTTTCAGTTTTGTGTGaatgttattttttttccttctttgatTTTGCCCTTTATTTGTCCAGGAAGAGATGAGATTAGCTATATTGTAAATGTCTTGAACATTAGCGGTGGAGATACTATAATCAACAATGCTTGTGCTTTCTATGAGGTACTTTTATAGGTTATTGCAATACATGGAAAGCAATTTAGTCTCACATTCCCAATTTTGAAGATGGTTGTAGATACAAATTTCACCAAAGGATGCAAGATATCTCATGTTGCTGCAACTTGTCTCTATCTTGCATGCAGGTGAGAAGTGCATGCTACTATATGGTTGTGATTAAGTCATGCCACCACTATTATGGCATAATGATTCTTTTCAAGTATTTGTATACACTCTTTTATCATTAAGGTCATTCCCCTTTTTTTCCCCATTACCAACCTTGGATAAAACAATATCTGAATCTTTCCAAGTAAACATGTCATTAAATTATTGATGGATTTGCTTATGCTAGCATTCAAAAGACCAAGATATAGTAATTGCTCATTCAAATAAACCATTGTGCACAACACATTATTAATTCATGAATTTGGTTGTAGACTGCCATCAAATAATTAATAATGGCATATACTGCTTGTATGTTTTTTAAGCTTTTAGAAGTGGTTGAACCATAGGGGACAAGAATTTTGCTACACATGGGAGATTAATGCATATGCGCCTAATTTGAACCTGCCTATTTTGATCAGCAATGGCTTAGGTTGCTTACTGGTCAAGCCCAGGCCTTTGCTTTGTTGTTCTTAACCCTGATCAATATCCTAAATCTGAAAATTTTGTATGGAGTTCTTTCAGAATATCAATGTTGGAGTAGGGGAGGGGTAAATGAAGCCTTATTGTATGAATATTAGAACATTTCATGACTTTCCATGTCCAGATATACCTGCAATTAAAAGATCTAGTTTGTTTCCTTAATTCTCTATGTTTTAAACTTCAAGTCTTCTATTTACATGTTTTTTCATTCAGTATCATTCTAGTTAGTATTCATAATTGGTAGTTATTTGTAAATCTTATGGAGAATTTCTAGTGTGCTTATGGGTTATACAATTGCTTTTCTATATATTACTCTGTGCACTTAGATAAACTTAAAAccattcttttcttttttgaataTACTTCTCTATCCTCTAGATGAGAGCATATAATTTGTTAGATTATTCTACTTTATCATTTAAAAACTGACTAATTTGTAGGTGATTAGCAATGGTTGTCAACTTTGAAGCATATATCAATGTTGTATTCATAATGCTGTAACTTGGTTTAGAATTTGGTTCCTTCTTTTTTCAGGCAAAGCAAAAAGGACTATCTTCTCATTGATTTCTCTGACTACTTGAAGATAAATGTGTATGTGCATCTTGTTCTTTTTCACCTCTTCATTCTTTTTGAACTGTGAATTTCTTGAGTTTTTCCCCCTAGCACAAACTACTGTTAGGAAGGCAAGATAAAATGATCTCTTATATTTTGTTTCAGGTATGTGCTTGGAGCTATGTTTTTGCAACTTTGTAAAACTTTGAACCTCTTGGAACACCTAATTGTCCTAAAAATAGTGGATCCAAGTTTTTTTATCCATCGATTTACAAAGCGTAAGTGAactttgttttctattttttatttaaaaattctttgatttGAAGGACACAATTCATTGCACTGCAAAGTATCATAAGTTTCGGTTTTCATTATTTATCTAGTGTCTTAGACTCCTATGACTGCAGTGATTGTAGTTTGGTTTATTCTGAATTTATTCTTTTGGTTTTTAGTGATTAAGCTTACATTTTGGTTTCTCTAATTCTAGTCTTTCATTGAAGTTTGATTTATTAGTGAGTATAACTACAATTCTGTCTTATTTGTCAATTTTTCGTATTTTCTTTAAATTGGGATATTACTATTTGTTGTCGCAAGAGAAACTTCTCTTCCCTTCCATGTTTATTGCAAACTTAGTAGAAAATAACACCGTTGTTCAACATGCTAGCTCTTTGTTTATGGCAAACTATTTTCATTTTAATGGCAAACATATTCAAGGCATAAATATATTCGCATTTTTGTTGCTGGAAATATGTATTTTGTAATAAGTAAAGTATTATCGTAAAGAGGGACTTATTTGTTTTATTTCCTATTTGCCCTATTTATTCATCAAGGTAACTCAGTTATGAGATTAGATTAGACTAGAGTGAATTTATTGtgtaaaacttttgaaatttagGACTATTAGGCAAAAAGAATGATGCAGTTTCTGAATTGGCTCTTCGCTTGGTTGCAAGCATGAAGAGAGATTGGATGCAGGTATTCTTCTTTATTGgcattttccttttcaatttgTAAATTCAATTTCTTAtgcataagtaaatttgtttctTGTGCTTTTAATGATTTTAGACAGGGAAGAAACCCAACGGATTATGCGGTGCAGCATTATACATATCTGTACATTCTCATGGACTTAATTACTCCAAATCAGATATTGTGAGTAAAAAACTTTCTAGCTAACTTCCACTCTAAATGTGTACATGCGTATGGTTGAAGATGCCAACTCAAAGTATAATAAATTTATGAAACACCAAATTTCTTTGTACCATACAAATCTATATCTGTGATATGTCATCCAATCTTCAGGATCCCCTTTATGTTTCAAGTCGAGCCTAAAAGCTTGTGACTCAATTAATCCGAATCAATTATTGTAAGGAATACATTTTATATAATTTACACTACAAATGTGAAAATGCTAACAATAAACATCTTGAAGTTGTTGAGAAAATATAGCAAatatataagaaaaatttaaccaatagtcttttttttttcattcatggCATATTACATTCTTTGAGCAATTGGAAATTTTATCAAGTAaagcttaatttaatttatttttatctcttttgttttggattttcctTTGTGTGTGCAATAGCTTGATCTTCTTATTGGTTAGCAGACAAATGTTAATAGTTTTTGTTCAAGATAAAATACTTAACACatttatgaaattgatgtgaAACTTTGGCAATTATATATACCTATACAGTGTTGAAGTAATTATTCTTTGTTGTGTTACGTATAAcaattatgaaaatatttatttatttagaccAAAAATTGTTCATCATTTTTGCTTTATTAGGTTAAATTTCTCTGGTCTCTAATCCATGTGAATTTTTAGAACATAATTGGTATATTTCATTCAATGTTGT
This region of Zingiber officinale cultivar Zhangliang chromosome 9A, Zo_v1.1, whole genome shotgun sequence genomic DNA includes:
- the LOC122021384 gene encoding transcription factor IIIB 90 kDa subunit-like isoform X2, producing the protein MGWCSNCEECPIYRDPENGYVCCTLCGRILDQEIYCSRLTFAKDTGGQSTSNIIKILQHESSASNLRTLKKGRDEISYIVNVLNISGGDTIINNACAFYEMVVDTNFTKGCKISHVAATCLYLACRQSKKDYLLIDFSDYLKINVYVLGAMFLQLCKTLNLLEHLIVLKIVDPSFFIHRFTKRLLGKKNDAVSELALRLVASMKRDWMQTGKKPNGLCGAALYISVHSHGLNYSKSDIVSAVHICEATLNRRLIEFENNESNQLSSYIDIGRGWVPRCVRSQLLQNEGSCDGNMTPYVGHVEGKASKESKEPCSADSAGHELIDPSTFSEQHGFADSEDDGSDYLSFSDIDDAGSKQDNAKRQKVESDVGDPHKTPEKKDDHSDDPDDKDSDGSGSSENDNEDRDYGDDEDYDYGDEDYDYDYDYEGEDYGYKDDF
- the LOC122021384 gene encoding transcription factor IIIB 90 kDa subunit-like isoform X1, with the translated sequence MGWCSNCEECPIYRDPENGYVCCTLCGRILDQEIYCSRLTFAKDTGGQVYHSTSNIIKILQHESSASNLRTLKKGRDEISYIVNVLNISGGDTIINNACAFYEMVVDTNFTKGCKISHVAATCLYLACRQSKKDYLLIDFSDYLKINVYVLGAMFLQLCKTLNLLEHLIVLKIVDPSFFIHRFTKRLLGKKNDAVSELALRLVASMKRDWMQTGKKPNGLCGAALYISVHSHGLNYSKSDIVSAVHICEATLNRRLIEFENNESNQLSSYIDIGRGWVPRCVRSQLLQNEGSCDGNMTPYVGHVEGKASKESKEPCSADSAGHELIDPSTFSEQHGFADSEDDGSDYLSFSDIDDAGSKQDNAKRQKVESDVGDPHKTPEKKDDHSDDPDDKDSDGSGSSENDNEDRDYGDDEDYDYGDEDYDYDYDYEGEDYGYKDDF